The following proteins are encoded in a genomic region of Xenopus laevis strain J_2021 chromosome 3L, Xenopus_laevis_v10.1, whole genome shotgun sequence:
- the iqsec3.L gene encoding IQ motif and SEC7 domain-containing protein 3 isoform X7: protein MRLCCISFAVPLPMLSRNHLHQGPGTDVSQNGSPRPAGKSHFIRPLSDESANKKMICSALVSQDHEKPANNKQTGEEEKPSKDDLPHTDSPVRLQRGKGTTSCSHGTNNTEYELPLDLKNKQIEMLEHKYGGHLVSRRAACTIQTAFRQYQLSKNFEKIRDSLLQSRLPRRISLRKMRVHNPESIPPAEKALLESYNLMGIPLVRSPSLPATISGALTELEDSFTEQVQALAKSIDDALSTWSLKTMCAFPEAGSYQIREAFMQQNPELEPPKTEEGEAEEGQLGALPKSSSTLMMAFRDVTVQIDNNNISVSSSTSLSMSNCLAGSQTPKPDEDRVCGDAASEPPSSQEALTHDNHIAQNSFPEVNGDGIGKELVGPIQTEGETTDLSEQLSSSSTSTSAKSVSEVSSKEALQAMILNLPRYYCENPASCRSPTLSTDTMRKRLYRIGLNLFNVNPDKGIQFLISRGFIPDTPIGVGHFLLQRKGLSRQMIGEFLGNSKKQFNHDVLDCVVDEMDFSHMELDEALRKFQAHIRVQGEAQKVERLIEAFSQRYCMCNPEIVQQFHNPDTIFILAFAIILLNTDMYSPSIKPDRKMMLEDFIRNLRGVDDGADIPKDMVVGIYERIQQKELKSNEDHVTYVTKVEKSIVGMKSVLSVPHRRLVCCSRLFEVTDVNKVQKQAAHQREVFLFNDLLLILKLCPKKKTSSTYTFCRAVPLLGLQFHLFENEYYPHGITLVSPLSGSEKKLVLHFCALSSEELQKFLEDLKESICEVMEMEQIRIECEQKCERQCTDVCIDTCKHLSQYARELERQHTGHTAPAKSNGSQLDIQIKQESPTGKREPPEKDTDSTVEVSIHNRLQTFQHIDPQGPENGAPGSTALKEQRESLQAAHSNRLLQCQQIVKVIVLDTPGRALPALDTPVRALPAANQTVTRYLSGSCSSTPLRSIGGSVHQPPLPPPPPPYNHPHQYCPPGVLLRERRYSSGSRSLV from the exons GCCCAGGCACTGATGTGTCCCAGAATGGATCCCCACGCCCAGCAGGGAAGAGTCATTTCATCAGACCCCTCAG TGATGAATCTGCCAATAAGAAGATGATCTGCTCAGCACTGGTGTCCCAAGACCATGAAAAGCCTGCAAATAACAAACAAACCGGAGAGGAGGAAAAGCCTAGTAAGGATGATCTGCCCCACACAGATTCACCAGTCAGATTACAGAGAGGAAAGGGGACAACCAGCTGCTCACATGGGACCAACAACACGGAATATGAACTCCCTCTGGATCTGAAGAACAAGCAG ATTGAAATGTTGGAGCACAAATATGGAGGTCATCTGGTGTCCAGAAGAGCAGCATGCACAATCCAGACAGCCTTCAGGCAGTACCAGCTCAGCAAAAACTTTGAGAAGATCCGAGACTCCTTGCTGCAGAGCCGCTTGCCCAGACGAATTTCTCTACGGAAAATGCGGGTGCATAACCCAGAGAGCATTCCTCCAGCTGAGAAGGCTTTGTTGGAGAGTTACAACTTGATGGGAATTCCATTGGTTCGGTCACCATCCCTTCCGGCTACTATTAGTGGGGCACTGACAGAGCTAGAAGACTCCTTTACTGAACAGGTTCAGGCCCTGGCTAAATCAATTGATGATGCCCTCAGCACTTGGAGTCTGAAGACCATGTGTGCCTTCCCTGAGGCTGGGTCATACCAAATTCGAGAAGCATTTATGCAACAAAACCCAGAGCTGGAACCACCCAAGACAGAGGAGGGAGAAGCTGAAGAAGGGCAGCTTGGGGCATTGCCCAAGAGCAGTAGTACATTGATGATGGCTTTCAGAGATGTTACAGTACAGATAGACAACAACAACAtttctgtctcttcatccacctCACTTTCTATGTCCAACTGCTTGGCTGGATCTCAGACCCCAAAGCCAGATGAAGACAGGGTTTGCGGAGATGCGGCTTCAGAACCTCCATCTTCTCAGGAGGCTTTAACTCATGATAATCACATTGCACAGAACTCCTTCCCAGAAGTCAATGGGGATGGCATAGGAAAGGAGTTGGTAGGGCCCATACAAACTGAAGGTGAAACTACAGACCTCTCTGAGCAGCTCAGCAGCAGTAGTACCTCTACTTCTGCTAAATCTGTGTCTGAGGTCTCTTCTAAGGAAGCCTTGCAGGCCATGATTCTCAACCTTCCGCGATATTATTGTGAGAACCCAGCCAGCTGCCGGTCTCCGACCCTGTCCACTGATACCATGAGGAAGCGACTATACCGCATTGGGCTTAATCTCTTCAATGT TAACCCCGACAAGGGCATCCAGTTCCTCATCTCTCGAGGTTTTATTCCAGACACCCCCATTGGGGTGGGCCATTTTCTGCTGCAGAGGAAAGGACTGAGCCGTCAGATGATTGGGGAATTTCTTGGAAATAGCAAGAAGCAGTTCAACCATGATGTCCTTGA CTGTGTCGTGGACGAAATGGATTTCTCCCACATGGAACTTGATGAGGCTCTGCGAAAATTCCAGGCACATATCCGCGTACAGGGTGAAGCACAGAAAGTAGAACGTTTAATTGAAGCGTTTAG CCAGCGTTACTGTATGTGTAATCCGGAAATTGTACAACAGTTCCACAACCCGGACACCATCTTCATCTTAGCTTTTGCCATCATCTTGTTGAACACAGACATGTACAGCCCAAGTATAAAACCAGACCGTAAGATGATGCTGGAGGATTTCATCAGGAACCTGAGAG GAGTAGATGACGGGGCTGACATTCCAAAGGATATGGTGGTTGGAATCTACGAGCGGATCCAACAGAAAGAGCTCAAATCCAATGAGGATCATGTGACCTATGTGACCAAGGTGGAGAAGTCCATTGTGGGCATGAAAAGT GTACTGTCTGTGCCGCACCGACGTCTGGTTTGCTGCAGTCGCTTGTTTGAGGTTACAGATGTTAACAAAGTGCAGAAACAGGCTGCTCATCAGAGAGAGGTCTTCCTTTTCAATGACCTGCTGCTG ATCTTGAAACTTTGCCCCAAGAAGAAGACATCGTCCACCTATACTTTCTGCCGAGCAGTTCCCCTGCTTGGGCTGCAGTTCCACCTCTTTGAGAATGAAT ATTACCCCCATGGAATCACCCTGGTTAGTCCTCTCTCTGGCTCCGAGAAGAAGCTGGTGTTGCACTTCTGTGCTCTAAGCTCCGAAGAACTTCAGAAATTCCTGGAGGATCTGAAAGAATCCATCTGTGAAGTGATGGAGATGGAGCAGATTCGCATCGAATGTGAGCAAAAGTGTGAGCGTCAGTGTACAGATGTTTGCATTGATACATGTAAGCATCTGTCCCAATATGCAC GGGAGCTAGAGAGACAGCATACAGGACACACTGCCCCAGCCAAAAGTAATGGATCTCAGTTGGATATTCAGATCAAGCAGGAATCCCCCACCG GTAAGCGTGAGCCACCTGAGAAGGACACAGACAGCACAGTGGAG GTGTCAATTCACAACAGGCTTCAGACGTTCCAGCACATCGACCCCCAGGGGCCAGAGAATGGAGCTCCGGGCAGCACGGCTCTTAAAGAGCAGCGGGAGTCTCTGCAGGCCGCCCATTCCAACCGGCTTCTGCAATGTCAGCAGATTGTCAAGGTGATTGTGCTGGACACACCTGGCCGGGCACTGCCCGCTCTCGACACTCCCGTTCGGGCATTGCCCGCTGCCAACCAGACTGTCACACGCTACTTGTCTGGGTCCTGCTCTTCCACTCCCCTGAGAAGCATTGGAGGGAGTGTCCACCaaccccctctcccccctcctccACCTCCCTACAACCACCCCCATCAGTACTGCCCACCAGGGGTTTTGCTCAGAGAGCGAAGGTATTCCAGTGGCTCCCGGAGCCTGGTTTAA